The Streptomyces sp. NBC_00440 genome contains a region encoding:
- a CDS encoding class I mannose-6-phosphate isomerase, which yields MHQPRPYERDPRYSPNGGTVVTGWAAAVANVPTAPTVLALDGPAALDWSAAADGLAAALRSRGAEVAVLDIRRLWSATAVERLCVPGPDADPFFLPLAGFSMGDLFETPPAQERPLDGVLLVFGPGAALCGPDLLWWADLPKRYAEQAITRGELPLGANLGRPDVPGELRSLFYTDWPVCDRHRDALAHRIDRWIDLQNEQDPASLDGAAVRATFAELATGPVRTRPYFNSTPWGGQWGVRELGFVPQNGNTALGYELIAPEAGVLVGQDEAAQVELPFQLLCELHPREFLGPEVHRRFGTSFPIRFDYLDTVGGGNLSLHLHPQEQYMRETFGWPYTQHETYYVTAGEPGAQVYLGLRDSTDVEVMRKEVEAAATDGVPLRVENHVQKHPAEPGQLFMIPAGTPHASGEGNLVLEISATPYLYSLRFYDWLRKGISGAPRPLSHEHAFTNLDTARRGDDVAKDLVQQPRTLREGRGWREEVIGALPEMFYAVHRFVIEGPAAAEDDTAGRFHILNVSAGDGVVVETADGRRHDLAFAETLTVPAAVGAYRLQAVGDRPVHVVKSLVTQV from the coding sequence GTGCACCAGCCCCGCCCTTATGAACGCGACCCGCGATACTCCCCCAACGGTGGCACCGTCGTCACCGGCTGGGCTGCAGCGGTCGCGAACGTGCCCACCGCCCCCACCGTGCTCGCACTCGACGGGCCCGCCGCCCTGGACTGGTCGGCGGCCGCCGACGGCCTCGCCGCTGCCCTGCGGTCCCGGGGCGCCGAGGTCGCCGTGCTCGACATTCGCCGGCTCTGGTCCGCGACGGCCGTCGAGCGGCTCTGCGTGCCCGGCCCGGACGCCGACCCGTTCTTCCTGCCGCTCGCCGGGTTCTCCATGGGCGACCTCTTCGAGACGCCCCCCGCCCAGGAGCGTCCGCTCGACGGCGTGCTGCTCGTCTTCGGGCCTGGCGCGGCCCTCTGCGGACCCGACCTGCTGTGGTGGGCCGATCTGCCCAAACGGTATGCCGAACAGGCCATCACCCGGGGAGAGCTGCCCCTCGGCGCCAATCTTGGGCGCCCGGACGTGCCCGGGGAGCTGCGAAGCCTCTTCTACACCGACTGGCCGGTCTGCGACCGTCACCGCGACGCCCTCGCCCACCGGATCGACCGCTGGATCGACCTGCAGAACGAGCAGGACCCCGCGTCGCTGGACGGCGCCGCGGTACGGGCCACCTTCGCCGAGCTCGCCACCGGGCCTGTGCGCACCAGGCCCTACTTCAACTCCACGCCGTGGGGCGGCCAGTGGGGCGTGCGCGAACTCGGTTTCGTACCGCAGAACGGCAATACCGCTCTCGGCTACGAACTCATCGCCCCCGAAGCCGGCGTCCTGGTCGGGCAGGACGAGGCCGCTCAGGTCGAGCTCCCCTTCCAGCTCCTCTGCGAGCTCCACCCCCGGGAATTCCTCGGCCCCGAGGTCCACCGCCGCTTCGGCACGTCCTTCCCCATCCGCTTCGACTACCTCGACACCGTGGGCGGCGGCAATCTCTCTCTGCATCTCCACCCGCAGGAGCAGTACATGCGGGAGACGTTCGGCTGGCCCTACACCCAGCACGAGACGTACTACGTGACCGCCGGCGAACCCGGTGCGCAGGTCTACCTCGGGCTGCGGGACAGTACCGATGTGGAGGTCATGCGCAAGGAGGTCGAAGCGGCGGCCACGGACGGTGTTCCGCTGCGCGTGGAGAACCATGTGCAGAAGCACCCGGCGGAACCCGGTCAGCTCTTCATGATCCCGGCCGGGACCCCGCACGCGTCAGGCGAGGGCAATCTCGTCCTTGAGATCAGCGCCACCCCGTACCTCTACTCTCTGCGCTTCTACGACTGGTTGCGCAAGGGGATCTCCGGCGCTCCCAGGCCCCTCTCCCACGAGCACGCGTTCACCAATCTCGACACCGCGCGGCGTGGGGACGACGTGGCCAAGGACCTGGTGCAGCAGCCGCGCACCCTCCGGGAGGGGCGAGGCTGGCGCGAGGAGGTCATTGGCGCGCTGCCGGAGATGTTCTATGCCGTGCACCGTTTCGTGATCGAGGGACCGGCGGCGGCCGAGGACGACACCGCGGGACGCTTCCACATCCTCAACGTGTCGGCCGGTGACGGCGTCGTGGTGGAGACCGCGGACGGCCGCCGCCACGACCTGGCGTTCGCGGAGACCCTCACGGTGCCCGCCGCCGTCGGCGCCTACCGGCTCCAGGCGGTGGGCGATCGCCCGGTGCACGTCGTGAAGTCGCTGGTGACGCAGGTATGA
- a CDS encoding ABC transporter substrate-binding protein: protein MRSTGEATQPAHLLRRRTVLAGVGAGAAAVLASGCARGDSTASMPGTTSLANDNATWDQGYVTAGRELKKLTGYALRPLSNPNPTAYTQVTQISLQTTKATDLIKWQSGYNLKQLARTGSLSDLTQMWDAYERKGWVTKTLRDAMSYRGAVYGIPLYESYYVLFYNTAVFDKHGLRAPDTWEELLHNAEVLKKSGITPFVATQNGNWPAYEWFEELLSKVDPQFYADLIAGRANYTDPQAKKALQIWQDFMKKGWMTPADFDQNNGPAALKTGKVGMFLHGSWQSQGLAAAGMKPGEGFDAFVLPPVDASTKRSVITEAGVLAVPEKAVSHDAAMANAAHWLDPSVQRVWTDFLQDGSANPKAVISNPVLARLKEQARREHWTELPRYGQSGPPNLIQGNTDDLGAFMTQAMSPEALLRSMASRASKEWAAWNKDES from the coding sequence ATGAGATCAACCGGCGAGGCGACACAGCCGGCTCACCTGCTCCGACGCCGAACCGTGCTGGCCGGTGTCGGAGCCGGCGCCGCGGCCGTACTGGCAAGCGGCTGCGCACGGGGCGACAGCACGGCCTCCATGCCGGGCACCACGTCCCTGGCCAACGACAACGCCACCTGGGACCAGGGATACGTCACAGCAGGCCGCGAGCTGAAGAAGCTCACCGGCTACGCACTTCGCCCCCTGTCCAACCCGAACCCCACCGCCTACACGCAGGTCACCCAGATCTCTCTGCAGACGACCAAGGCGACGGACCTGATCAAGTGGCAGTCGGGCTACAACCTGAAGCAGCTCGCCCGCACGGGCAGCCTCAGCGACCTGACACAGATGTGGGACGCGTACGAGCGGAAAGGCTGGGTGACGAAGACCCTCCGTGACGCGATGTCCTACCGCGGTGCCGTGTACGGGATCCCGCTGTACGAGTCGTACTACGTGCTGTTCTACAACACCGCGGTCTTCGACAAGCACGGACTCCGGGCCCCGGACACCTGGGAGGAGTTGCTGCACAACGCCGAAGTCCTCAAGAAGTCGGGCATCACGCCGTTCGTCGCCACGCAGAACGGCAACTGGCCCGCGTACGAGTGGTTCGAGGAACTCCTGAGCAAGGTCGACCCGCAGTTCTACGCCGATCTGATCGCGGGCCGGGCCAACTACACCGATCCGCAGGCGAAGAAGGCCCTGCAGATCTGGCAGGACTTCATGAAGAAGGGCTGGATGACGCCGGCCGACTTCGACCAGAACAACGGCCCGGCCGCGCTCAAGACCGGCAAGGTCGGCATGTTCCTGCACGGCTCGTGGCAGTCCCAGGGTCTGGCCGCCGCCGGAATGAAGCCCGGCGAAGGCTTCGACGCCTTCGTCCTGCCTCCCGTGGACGCCTCCACCAAGAGGTCCGTCATCACCGAGGCCGGCGTCCTCGCCGTACCGGAGAAGGCCGTGTCGCACGACGCCGCCATGGCCAACGCCGCGCACTGGCTGGACCCGTCGGTCCAGCGAGTATGGACCGACTTCCTCCAGGACGGCTCGGCCAACCCGAAGGCGGTCATCAGCAACCCGGTACTCGCCCGCCTCAAAGAACAGGCCCGGCGCGAGCACTGGACCGAGCTTCCCCGGTACGGACAGTCCGGGCCGCCCAACCTCATTCAGGGAAACACCGACGACCTGGGAGCCTTCATGACGCAGGCCATGTCCCCGGAGGCCTTGCTGCGCAGCATGGCGAGCCGGGCGTCCAAGGAGTGGGCCGCCTGGAACAAGGACGAGTCATGA
- a CDS encoding carbohydrate ABC transporter permease, with product MTSALDRRPPAPGPPAPGPPPAAPTRRPHRRLRDTLVGAGFLAPAVLLVSALLLAPFAATLYRGFFSDGRVSGFTWFTNYGLFFTDPVLAKSIENTLMWVVGTVALPLALGLGIAIMTDGARWSRVARLLVVLPYAISGSAVAVVWNFILTSDGAANQALKALGLGSFAQGWLLEWPGNTLVMIVANTWQSTGVAVILFLVGLQTIPPETLEAASLDGATGWSKFWYVILPQLRTVSVIVVGSSLVNGLKSFDLIWVLTQGGPGRNSETLAVSMYQETFLALRPGAGAAVAVVLTVIVLLASWLYLRRQLTPKGA from the coding sequence ATGACATCGGCACTCGACCGGCGGCCCCCGGCGCCGGGCCCTCCCGCCCCCGGCCCGCCACCCGCCGCGCCGACTCGCAGGCCTCACCGCAGACTCAGGGACACGCTCGTGGGGGCAGGGTTCCTGGCACCCGCCGTGCTGCTCGTCTCCGCACTGCTCCTGGCCCCGTTCGCGGCGACCCTCTACCGGGGGTTCTTCAGTGACGGCCGCGTCTCGGGCTTCACCTGGTTCACCAACTACGGGCTGTTCTTCACCGACCCGGTGCTCGCCAAGTCGATCGAGAACACCCTGATGTGGGTGGTCGGCACGGTCGCCCTTCCACTGGCCCTCGGCCTGGGGATCGCGATCATGACCGACGGCGCCCGGTGGTCGCGGGTGGCGCGGCTGCTGGTGGTCCTTCCCTACGCGATCTCCGGCTCCGCCGTCGCGGTCGTGTGGAACTTCATCCTCACCAGCGACGGCGCCGCCAACCAGGCGCTCAAGGCGCTCGGTCTGGGCTCCTTCGCCCAGGGCTGGCTGCTCGAATGGCCGGGCAACACCCTGGTGATGATCGTGGCCAACACCTGGCAGTCGACCGGTGTGGCCGTGATCCTCTTTCTGGTCGGCCTGCAGACCATCCCGCCGGAGACCCTGGAGGCGGCGTCCCTGGACGGCGCCACCGGCTGGAGCAAATTCTGGTACGTCATCCTGCCCCAGCTGAGGACGGTCTCCGTGATCGTCGTCGGCAGCAGCCTCGTCAACGGTCTGAAGTCGTTCGACCTGATCTGGGTCCTCACCCAGGGCGGTCCCGGCCGCAACTCCGAGACGCTCGCGGTCTCGATGTACCAGGAGACGTTCCTCGCGCTGCGTCCCGGCGCCGGCGCGGCCGTCGCGGTCGTCCTCACCGTCATCGTGCTGCTGGCCTCCTGGCTCTATCTGCGGCGCCAACTGACCCCGAAAGGCGCCTGA
- a CDS encoding carbohydrate ABC transporter permease: MPIRRISAGTVLRNTTLVVVSLLWAVPTWLLVVNALVPAAQYGGSPHWWPHGGFGLFDNMSQAWTRARLGPAMGNSLLYAVTSAAAAILVATTAAFATVIMPVKRKTLWFWLIYSGTLLPLQVFLRPLFLAYANTGLYDAQLGLFLVYVAVAIPFAYFIMRNFARTLPGEVIEAARLDGASWWRIFWQIHVPLSKSAMVAAFVFQFVAVWNDLLFGITLSTSRNIRPVMAALAELQGNYSNVGPPVVLGGALLVSLPTVVLFFSAQRFFVSSLKLS, translated from the coding sequence ATGCCCATCCGCCGTATCTCCGCGGGCACCGTCCTGCGCAACACGACCCTGGTGGTCGTCTCCCTGCTCTGGGCCGTGCCGACCTGGCTGCTCGTGGTCAACGCGCTCGTGCCGGCCGCCCAGTACGGCGGCAGCCCGCACTGGTGGCCGCACGGGGGCTTCGGGCTCTTCGACAACATGTCCCAGGCGTGGACCCGGGCCCGGCTGGGACCCGCCATGGGCAACAGCCTGCTGTACGCGGTGACCAGCGCGGCCGCTGCGATCCTCGTGGCCACCACCGCAGCCTTCGCGACGGTCATCATGCCGGTGAAACGCAAGACCCTGTGGTTCTGGCTGATCTACTCGGGCACGCTGCTGCCGCTCCAGGTCTTCCTGCGGCCCCTCTTCCTGGCCTATGCGAACACCGGTCTCTACGACGCCCAGCTCGGGCTGTTCCTGGTGTACGTCGCGGTGGCGATCCCGTTCGCGTACTTCATCATGCGCAACTTCGCCCGGACCCTTCCCGGTGAGGTGATCGAGGCGGCACGGCTGGACGGCGCGTCCTGGTGGCGGATCTTCTGGCAGATCCACGTACCGCTGTCGAAGTCGGCGATGGTCGCCGCCTTCGTATTCCAGTTCGTGGCCGTCTGGAACGACCTTCTCTTCGGCATCACCCTCTCCACCAGCCGCAACATCCGACCCGTGATGGCCGCGCTCGCCGAACTCCAGGGCAACTACTCCAACGTCGGCCCTCCGGTCGTCCTCGGTGGCGCCCTCCTCGTCTCGCTGCCCACCGTCGTTCTGTTCTTCTCCGCCCAGCGCTTCTTCGTCAGCAGCCTCAAGCTCAGCTGA
- a CDS encoding glycoside hydrolase family 76 protein, whose protein sequence is MKISARAALTLAVVPLLSAALCTAPAFANAGPAANPWTGRAEDAYDALQKNLYQGADHHGLYQEETPRQSTDNAHSYLWPLREATAATVDMAGLPKSGTSYTADATERFRTLELYFDPRDGRPGYDSYLPAPLGQGGDVFYDDNSVVGLSLLDQYRATGDATYLGRAEQSFDIVSRGWDDDPAKACPGGMDWVDSTSNTMRAANVTGLAAELAARLYQATSGDRYLASAKKWYEWNWSCLRQAPGLYHNSRGDDGTVNTTLWTYNSGAMVGTATTLYRATGDRSYLKRAVEDADASLAYWKQGDRLHDQPAIFNAIYFDNLRILNAVRPDPAYRQVESAYAEQTWKENRDPSTGLFRFQPSGGGDYDATAPAETLEQSAMVQIFAGLATHRS, encoded by the coding sequence GTGAAGATCTCTGCCCGCGCCGCTCTCACCCTCGCCGTCGTCCCACTGCTCTCCGCCGCACTGTGCACCGCGCCGGCCTTCGCCAACGCGGGGCCGGCCGCGAACCCGTGGACCGGCCGCGCCGAAGACGCGTACGACGCACTCCAGAAGAACCTCTACCAGGGAGCGGACCATCACGGGCTCTACCAGGAGGAGACCCCGCGGCAGAGCACCGACAACGCCCACTCCTACCTGTGGCCCCTGCGCGAAGCCACGGCGGCCACCGTGGACATGGCGGGTCTCCCCAAGTCCGGAACGTCCTACACGGCGGACGCAACCGAACGCTTCCGCACTCTTGAGCTCTACTTCGACCCCCGCGACGGACGCCCCGGTTACGACTCCTACCTCCCCGCACCCCTCGGCCAGGGCGGGGACGTCTTCTACGACGACAACTCGGTGGTCGGACTATCCCTCCTGGACCAGTACCGCGCCACCGGGGACGCCACATACCTCGGCCGGGCGGAGCAGAGCTTCGACATCGTCAGCCGTGGCTGGGACGACGACCCGGCCAAGGCCTGTCCCGGAGGCATGGACTGGGTCGACTCCACCAGCAACACCATGCGCGCCGCCAACGTCACCGGGCTCGCCGCCGAACTGGCCGCGCGGCTCTACCAGGCGACATCCGGTGACCGCTATCTGGCGAGCGCGAAGAAGTGGTACGAGTGGAACTGGTCCTGTCTGCGCCAGGCTCCGGGGCTCTACCACAACAGCCGTGGCGACGACGGGACCGTCAACACCACGCTCTGGACGTACAACTCCGGAGCCATGGTCGGCACTGCCACCACGCTCTACCGGGCCACCGGCGACCGCTCCTACCTCAAGCGAGCTGTCGAGGACGCCGACGCCTCGCTCGCGTACTGGAAGCAGGGGGACCGGCTGCATGACCAGCCCGCGATCTTCAACGCCATCTACTTCGACAACCTGCGGATCCTGAACGCCGTACGGCCCGACCCGGCCTACCGCCAGGTGGAGAGCGCCTACGCGGAGCAGACCTGGAAGGAGAACCGGGACCCCTCGACCGGGCTCTTCCGGTTCCAGCCCTCGGGCGGCGGCGACTACGACGCCACCGCGCCCGCCGAAACCCTCGAACAGTCCGCGATGGTCCAGATCTTCGCCGGCCTCGCCACCCATCGCTCCTGA